A genomic stretch from Mycobacterium malmoense includes:
- a CDS encoding ATP-binding protein, whose product MVTSPSNLPRTVGELRAAGHRERGVKQEIRENLLTALADGPDSAAIWPGILGFDDTVLPQLERALIAGHDFVLLGERGQGKTRLLRALVGLLDEWTPVIGGAELGEHPYRPITPESIRRAYELGDDLPVEWKHRSERYTEKLATPDTSVADLVGDIDPIKVAEGRSLGDPETIAYGLIPRAHRGIVAVNELPDLAERIQVSMLNVMEERDIQVRGYTLRLPLDVLVVASANPEDYTNRGRIITPLKDRFGAEIRTHYPLELDAEVGVIVQEAHLSAQVPAYLMQVIARFARYLRESNSVDQRSGVSARFAIAAAETVAAAARHRGAVLGETDPVARVVDLGTVIDVLRGKLEFESGEEGREQAVLEHLLRRATADTAARVLGGLDVGSLVAAVEGGAAVTTGERVSAKDVLAAVPGLPVVDAIARKLGAESEGERAAALELALEALYLAKRIDKVSGEGQTVYG is encoded by the coding sequence GTGGTGACATCACCGAGCAATCTGCCCCGCACCGTCGGCGAACTGCGTGCCGCCGGTCACCGCGAACGGGGAGTCAAGCAGGAAATCCGCGAAAATCTGCTGACCGCATTAGCCGACGGGCCGGATAGCGCAGCCATTTGGCCGGGCATCCTGGGCTTCGACGACACCGTGTTGCCCCAGCTGGAGCGGGCGCTGATCGCGGGTCACGACTTCGTGCTGCTGGGCGAACGCGGCCAGGGCAAGACCCGGCTGCTGCGCGCGCTGGTCGGGCTGCTCGATGAGTGGACCCCGGTGATCGGCGGGGCCGAACTCGGCGAGCATCCGTACCGGCCGATCACGCCGGAGTCGATCCGGCGGGCCTACGAGCTCGGCGACGATCTGCCCGTGGAGTGGAAGCACCGCAGCGAGCGCTACACCGAGAAGCTGGCCACCCCGGACACCAGCGTCGCCGACCTGGTCGGTGACATCGATCCGATCAAGGTCGCCGAGGGCCGTAGCCTCGGGGATCCGGAGACCATCGCCTACGGCCTCATTCCGCGCGCGCACCGCGGCATCGTCGCGGTCAACGAGCTGCCCGACCTCGCCGAGCGCATCCAGGTGTCGATGCTCAACGTCATGGAGGAGCGCGACATCCAGGTCCGCGGCTACACGCTGCGGCTGCCGCTGGACGTGTTGGTGGTGGCCAGCGCCAACCCCGAGGACTACACCAACCGCGGCCGCATCATCACCCCGCTCAAGGACCGGTTCGGCGCCGAGATCCGGACGCACTACCCGCTGGAGCTGGACGCGGAGGTGGGCGTGATCGTGCAGGAAGCGCACCTGAGCGCCCAGGTGCCCGCCTATCTCATGCAGGTGATCGCGCGGTTCGCCCGATACCTGCGCGAGTCCAACTCGGTCGACCAGCGGTCCGGGGTGTCGGCGCGGTTCGCGATCGCGGCCGCCGAGACCGTCGCGGCCGCCGCGCGCCACCGGGGCGCGGTGCTGGGGGAGACCGACCCGGTGGCCCGGGTGGTCGACCTGGGCACGGTGATCGACGTGCTGCGCGGCAAGCTGGAATTCGAGTCCGGTGAGGAAGGCCGCGAACAGGCGGTGCTCGAGCACTTGTTGCGCCGCGCGACCGCCGACACCGCGGCCAGAGTGCTGGGCGGCCTCGACGTCGGTTCTTTGGTGGCGGCCGTCGAGGGCGGTGCGGCGGTGACGACGGGGGAGCGGGTGTCGGCCAAGGACGTGCTGGCCGCGGTCCCGGGGCTGCCCGTCGTGGACGCCATTGCCAGAAAGCTGGGCGCGGAATCCGAGGGAGAGCGCGCCGCGGCGCTGGAACTGGCGCTGGAGGCGTTGTATCTGGCCAAGCGCATCGACAAGGTGTCCGGGGAAGGCCAAACCGTCTATGGCTGA
- the purH gene encoding bifunctional phosphoribosylaminoimidazolecarboxamide formyltransferase/IMP cyclohydrolase produces the protein MSTDESRRTIRRALISVYDKTGLIDLARGLTAEGVEIVSTGSTAKSIADKGISVTRVEELTGFPEVLDGRVKTLHPRVHAGLLADLRKPDHAAALERLGIAAFELVVVNLYPFSETVDSGAGIDECVEQIDIGGPSMIRAAAKNHPSVAVVTDPLGYDGVLAAVRSGGFTLAERKRLASLAFQHTAEYDVAVAGWMESTLAPEHPPTAFPQWLARSWRRTTMLRYGENPHQQAALYSDPGAWPGLAQAEQLHGKEMSYNNFTDADAAWRAAFDHEQTCVAIVKHANPCGIAISSVSVADAHRKAHECDPLSAFGGVIAANTEVSVEMAEYVSTIFTEVIVAPAYAPGALDALTRKKNIRVLLASEPLTGGTELRPISGGLLAQQRDQLDAHGDNPANWTLATGSPADPATLSDLVFAWRACRAVKSNAIVIAADGATIGVGMGQVNRVDAARLAVERGGERVRGAVAASDAFFPFPDGLETLAAAGVKAIVHPGGSVRDDEVTAAAANAGVTVYLTGARHFAH, from the coding sequence ATGAGCACCGACGAGTCAAGAAGGACCATTCGCCGCGCGTTGATCAGCGTCTACGACAAGACCGGCCTGATAGACCTCGCCCGGGGGCTGACCGCGGAGGGCGTGGAGATCGTCTCGACCGGATCGACGGCGAAGTCCATTGCCGACAAAGGGATTTCGGTGACACGCGTGGAGGAGCTGACCGGCTTCCCCGAGGTGCTCGACGGCCGGGTCAAGACGCTGCATCCGCGAGTGCATGCCGGTCTGCTGGCCGATCTGCGCAAACCCGATCACGCCGCGGCGCTCGAGCGGCTCGGAATCGCGGCGTTCGAACTGGTCGTCGTCAACCTGTATCCGTTCAGCGAGACCGTCGACTCGGGCGCAGGCATCGACGAGTGTGTCGAGCAGATCGACATCGGCGGGCCGTCGATGATCCGGGCGGCCGCGAAAAACCATCCCAGCGTGGCGGTGGTCACCGACCCCCTCGGGTATGACGGAGTGCTTGCCGCGGTGCGAAGCGGCGGATTTACCCTCGCCGAGCGTAAAAGGCTGGCGTCGTTGGCGTTTCAGCACACCGCGGAGTACGACGTCGCCGTCGCCGGCTGGATGGAGTCGACGCTGGCGCCCGAGCATCCGCCCACGGCGTTCCCGCAGTGGCTGGCCCGCAGCTGGCGCCGCACGACGATGCTGCGCTACGGCGAGAACCCGCACCAGCAGGCCGCGCTTTACAGCGACCCCGGCGCCTGGCCGGGACTGGCGCAGGCCGAGCAGCTGCACGGAAAAGAGATGTCCTACAACAACTTCACCGACGCGGATGCGGCCTGGCGCGCCGCCTTCGACCACGAGCAGACGTGCGTGGCAATCGTCAAGCACGCCAACCCATGTGGGATCGCGATCTCGTCGGTATCGGTCGCCGACGCCCACCGCAAGGCGCACGAATGCGACCCGCTGAGCGCCTTTGGCGGAGTGATCGCGGCGAACACCGAAGTCAGCGTCGAGATGGCCGAGTACGTCAGCACCATCTTCACCGAAGTGATCGTCGCACCCGCCTACGCCCCGGGCGCCCTGGACGCACTGACGCGCAAGAAGAACATCCGGGTGCTGCTGGCCTCCGAGCCGCTGACCGGCGGCACCGAGCTGCGACCGATCAGCGGCGGGCTTTTGGCGCAGCAACGCGACCAGCTCGACGCGCACGGCGACAACCCGGCGAATTGGACGCTGGCGACGGGATCACCGGCCGACCCGGCGACGTTGAGCGACCTGGTCTTTGCGTGGCGAGCCTGCCGCGCGGTCAAGTCGAATGCGATCGTGATCGCCGCCGACGGCGCCACCATCGGCGTCGGCATGGGTCAGGTCAACCGGGTCGACGCCGCCCGGCTGGCCGTCGAACGCGGCGGGGAGCGGGTGCGCGGCGCGGTCGCGGCCTCCGATGCGTTCTTCCCGTTCCCCGACGGACTTGAAACGCTGGCCGCCGCCGGGGTGAAGGCGATAGTGCATCCGGGCGGGTCGGTCCGCGACGACGAGGTGACCGCGGCGGCGGCCAACGCCGGCGTCACCGTGTACCTGACCGGGGCCCGTCACTTCGCCCATTAG
- a CDS encoding sulfotransferase family protein: MKTPRLTSRFSRWHEWAAPVWIGCSFSAWARLLIRNRFAVHPSRWHFAVLFTLVSVVNSFLGLWQKILFDRRLAKTVIADPPIFIVGHWRTGTTLLHELLVLDDRHTGPTGFECVAPQHFLLTERIAPLLGFLVSKHRAMDNMDLSLRHPQEDEFIWCMQGQPSPYLTLAFPNRPNQHERYLDLEQLTSRELEAWKRILFRFVQQVYFRHRKTVILKNPNHSFRIKVLLDIFPQAKFIHIVRDPYLVYPSSIHLLKRLSRVHSLQRPTFEGLDERVLSTYVDLYRKLDEGRELVDPSRFYELRYEDLVSDPEGQLRQLYEHLGLDGFEQYRPRLRQYLADHVDYETNTYKLTAEQRAIVTQRWGEVIHRYRYDQASAVG, translated from the coding sequence ATGAAGACCCCCCGTTTGACGTCTCGATTTTCCCGGTGGCATGAGTGGGCCGCGCCGGTGTGGATCGGTTGCAGTTTCTCGGCATGGGCGCGCCTGCTGATCCGCAACCGTTTCGCCGTGCACCCCAGCCGCTGGCACTTCGCCGTCCTTTTCACGCTTGTCAGCGTCGTCAACTCCTTCCTGGGGTTGTGGCAGAAGATCTTGTTCGACAGGCGACTGGCCAAAACGGTGATCGCCGATCCGCCGATCTTCATCGTTGGGCACTGGCGTACCGGCACCACCTTGCTGCACGAACTTTTGGTCCTCGACGATCGTCACACCGGTCCCACGGGCTTCGAATGCGTTGCGCCACAACATTTTCTACTGACCGAGCGGATTGCGCCGTTGCTGGGATTTCTGGTGTCGAAGCACCGCGCCATGGACAACATGGATTTGAGCTTGCGTCACCCGCAAGAAGACGAGTTCATATGGTGCATGCAAGGGCAGCCGTCGCCGTACCTGACCCTCGCGTTTCCGAACCGGCCGAATCAGCATGAGCGGTATTTGGATTTGGAGCAGTTGACATCGCGAGAGCTGGAAGCATGGAAACGCATCCTCTTCAGGTTCGTTCAGCAGGTGTATTTCCGCCATCGCAAGACAGTGATCCTCAAAAACCCGAATCACAGTTTCCGAATCAAGGTGCTGTTGGACATATTTCCGCAAGCGAAGTTCATCCACATCGTCCGAGATCCGTACCTCGTTTATCCATCGAGCATCCATCTTCTTAAGAGGTTGTCCCGCGTACACAGCTTGCAACGACCGACGTTCGAGGGATTGGACGAGAGGGTTCTGTCTACCTACGTCGATCTGTATCGAAAGTTGGACGAAGGGCGAGAACTCGTTGATCCGTCACGCTTCTACGAATTGCGCTATGAAGACCTGGTCAGCGATCCCGAGGGGCAATTGCGCCAACTGTACGAACATCTGGGTCTTGACGGCTTCGAGCAATACCGACCGCGCCTGCGACAGTACCTTGCCGACCATGTGGATTACGAAACGAACACCTACAAACTGACGGCTGAACAGCGCGCGATCGTCACGCAGCGTTGGGGAGAAGTCATTCACCGCTACCGCTATGACCAAGCATCCGCGGTGGGTTGA
- a CDS encoding DUF5336 domain-containing protein, producing MTYSPGSPGYQPAQPGGSYAGATPSFAKTDDGESKLPLVLNIAVVVLGLAVYLLNFAPTFIISADLGPGGGRAGDAGIAVVVAVLAALLAALGLLPKAKNYVGIVAVVAVLGALLAITETVNTPAGFSIGWAMWPLVGCSIFQALAAVAALLLDAGVITAPAPRPKYDPYAQYGQYGQYGQYGQYGQQPYYGQPGTQQHAGHQSPQPSGYGSQYGGYPSSQAPAQASSTGGFGAQPAPQPQGPSTPPTGFPSFGPPPSAGTDSQAGSAPVDYSSQTGGQQSHGQEQQQSPSGPAPV from the coding sequence ATGACCTACTCGCCCGGTAGTCCCGGATATCAACCCGCGCAGCCCGGCGGCTCCTATGCAGGCGCCACACCGTCGTTCGCCAAAACCGACGACGGGGAGAGCAAGCTTCCGCTGGTCTTGAACATCGCGGTGGTGGTGCTCGGCCTGGCCGTGTATCTCCTGAATTTCGCGCCGACGTTCATCATCAGTGCCGACCTCGGTCCGGGCGGTGGGCGCGCCGGCGACGCCGGCATCGCCGTCGTCGTTGCGGTGCTGGCCGCGCTGCTCGCCGCGCTGGGCCTGCTGCCCAAGGCGAAGAATTACGTGGGAATCGTCGCGGTGGTCGCGGTGCTGGGCGCGTTGCTGGCGATCACCGAGACAGTCAACACGCCCGCCGGTTTTTCGATCGGCTGGGCGATGTGGCCGCTGGTGGGTTGCAGCATCTTCCAGGCGCTTGCCGCCGTTGCGGCGCTCCTGCTGGACGCCGGTGTCATCACCGCGCCCGCACCGCGGCCCAAGTACGACCCTTACGCGCAGTATGGCCAGTACGGGCAGTACGGCCAATATGGGCAATACGGACAACAGCCGTATTACGGTCAGCCCGGCACCCAGCAGCACGCGGGACACCAGTCGCCGCAGCCGTCCGGGTATGGGTCGCAGTACGGCGGTTATCCGTCGAGCCAGGCGCCGGCCCAGGCTTCGTCGACCGGTGGATTCGGTGCCCAGCCTGCGCCGCAGCCGCAGGGACCGTCCACGCCGCCCACCGGCTTCCCCAGCTTCGGTCCGCCGCCATCGGCCGGCACGGACTCTCAGGCGGGTTCGGCTCCGGTCGATTACTCCAGCCAGACCGGGGGCCAGCAGTCCCACGGCCAGGAACAGCAGCAGTCGCCGTCTGGGCCGGCACCGGTCTAA
- a CDS encoding cell division protein PerM yields MKRVSESADNRAAGARQARDLVRVAFGPAVVALGIIAAITLLQLLIANSDMTGALGAIASMWLGVHQVPISIGGRELGVLPLLPVLLMVWATARSTARATSASSSWLVVRWVVASALGGPLLVAAIALAVIHDASSVITELQTPNALRAFASVLVVHAIGAAIGVWSRVGRRALAASSLPDWLGDSLRAAVAGVLALVGLSGLVTAGSLVVHWATMQELYGITDSIFGQFSLTVLSVLYAPNVIVGTSAIAVGSSAHLGFATFSPFTVFGGDIPALPILAAVPTPPLGPVWVALLIVGASSGVAVGQQCARHALPLRPAMAKLLVASVAGALVMSLLAYGGSGRLGNFGDVGVDQGALLVGVFFWFAVVGWVTVVLAGGIRHEPRRPKPAPASPADEPADFAGLFDEPDGEADDEPTGDSAADEASAEVADDDESPPEEPESQSE; encoded by the coding sequence ATGAAAAGGGTGTCAGAAAGCGCGGACAACCGGGCGGCGGGCGCTCGCCAGGCGCGCGACCTGGTTCGGGTCGCGTTCGGTCCGGCCGTGGTGGCATTGGGCATCATTGCCGCGATCACGTTGCTGCAGTTGCTGATCGCCAACAGCGACATGACCGGCGCGTTGGGCGCCATCGCCAGCATGTGGCTCGGCGTGCACCAGGTGCCGATCTCGATCGGTGGCCGGGAACTGGGCGTACTGCCGCTGCTGCCGGTCCTGTTGATGGTGTGGGCCACCGCGCGCAGCACCGCACGGGCCACCTCCGCGTCCTCGTCGTGGCTGGTGGTCCGCTGGGTTGTCGCGTCGGCGCTGGGCGGTCCCCTGCTGGTGGCGGCGATCGCGCTGGCGGTCATCCACGACGCGTCGTCGGTGATCACCGAGCTGCAGACGCCCAATGCTCTGCGCGCGTTCGCCAGCGTGCTGGTGGTGCACGCCATCGGCGCCGCGATCGGCGTGTGGTCCCGGGTGGGGCGACGGGCGTTGGCGGCATCGTCGCTGCCCGACTGGCTCGGCGATTCCCTGCGCGCCGCCGTCGCCGGCGTGTTGGCGTTGGTCGGGCTCTCCGGCCTGGTGACGGCGGGGTCGCTGGTTGTGCACTGGGCGACGATGCAAGAGCTCTACGGGATCACCGATTCGATCTTCGGCCAGTTCAGCCTCACCGTGCTGTCCGTGTTGTACGCGCCCAACGTGATCGTCGGCACTTCGGCGATCGCCGTCGGGTCCAGCGCCCATCTGGGCTTCGCGACGTTCAGTCCGTTCACCGTTTTCGGCGGCGACATTCCCGCTCTGCCGATCCTGGCCGCGGTCCCCACGCCGCCGCTGGGGCCGGTGTGGGTGGCGCTGCTCATCGTCGGTGCGTCGTCCGGTGTGGCGGTGGGCCAGCAATGCGCGCGGCATGCGTTGCCGCTGCGGCCGGCGATGGCCAAACTGCTGGTTGCGTCGGTCGCCGGGGCGCTGGTGATGTCATTGCTGGCGTACGGCGGGAGCGGCCGGCTGGGCAACTTCGGCGATGTCGGTGTCGACCAGGGGGCTTTGCTGGTCGGCGTGTTCTTCTGGTTCGCGGTCGTCGGCTGGGTCACGGTGGTGCTGGCCGGCGGGATCAGGCATGAGCCCAGGCGGCCCAAACCCGCGCCCGCCTCACCGGCCGACGAGCCGGCGGACTTCGCGGGGCTTTTCGACGAGCCCGACGGCGAGGCGGACGACGAGCCCACGGGTGACTCCGCCGCGGATGAGGCCTCGGCGGAGGTGGCGGACGACGACGAGTCGCCGCCCGAGGAACCCGAGTCGCAGTCCGAGTGA
- a CDS encoding LLM class flavin-dependent oxidoreductase, whose product MNQVRVGLSTQLLNSRYSPTALTHANVLMATASGVDSYWVADHLNSLFPRSIATPDYLGVAKLVPKIDAQFEPWTMLGYLASRNRFARLRLGIGVTDANRRHPAVTAQGAATLHLITRGRAILGIGVGEREGNEPYGVDWTKPVARFEEAIATIRALWNSRGEPISRESPYFPLRNAVFDLPPYRGKWPEIWIAAKGPRMLRATGRYADAWFPGLVSGPEAYASGLEAVHTAASNAGRDPGSITPALSIFVVTGRSRDEVEQTLNSDAAKAFALIIPGQMWADHGVQHPLGHDFAGAQDLIPQTLDEQTVLSYVKDVPVSLLKDALLAGTPDEVIDQAAQWRDHGVRYLVVNNLSHLQPTLWKGLASSAPFFKILRGLKGL is encoded by the coding sequence GTGAACCAGGTCCGAGTCGGCCTCAGCACTCAGCTCCTCAATTCTCGATATTCCCCGACCGCGCTCACTCACGCCAACGTGCTGATGGCCACGGCGAGTGGCGTCGACTCCTACTGGGTGGCCGACCACCTCAATTCGCTGTTCCCGCGCTCGATCGCCACGCCGGACTACCTTGGTGTCGCCAAACTCGTCCCTAAGATCGACGCCCAATTCGAACCGTGGACGATGCTCGGATATCTCGCCTCCCGCAACCGCTTTGCACGCCTGCGGCTTGGCATCGGCGTCACGGACGCCAACCGGCGTCATCCGGCGGTCACCGCGCAGGGCGCGGCCACGTTGCACCTCATCACCCGCGGCCGTGCCATCCTCGGCATCGGCGTCGGGGAGCGGGAGGGCAATGAGCCCTACGGGGTGGACTGGACCAAACCCGTGGCGCGCTTCGAAGAGGCGATCGCCACAATCCGCGCGCTGTGGAACTCCCGCGGCGAACCCATCTCGCGTGAGTCGCCGTACTTCCCTTTGCGTAACGCGGTGTTTGACCTGCCGCCCTACCGTGGCAAATGGCCCGAGATATGGATCGCCGCCAAGGGCCCGCGGATGCTGCGAGCCACCGGACGCTACGCCGACGCCTGGTTCCCCGGGCTGGTTTCGGGGCCCGAAGCCTACGCATCCGGCCTTGAAGCTGTGCACACGGCGGCGTCCAACGCCGGGCGGGATCCGGGTTCGATCACGCCGGCGCTCTCGATCTTCGTCGTCACCGGGCGAAGCCGCGACGAGGTCGAGCAGACGCTGAACTCCGATGCCGCGAAAGCCTTCGCGCTCATCATTCCGGGCCAGATGTGGGCCGACCACGGCGTGCAACACCCGCTTGGGCATGACTTCGCCGGCGCCCAGGACCTGATCCCGCAAACGTTAGACGAGCAGACGGTGCTGTCCTACGTCAAAGACGTCCCGGTATCGCTGCTCAAAGATGCGCTGCTGGCCGGGACGCCCGACGAGGTCATCGATCAGGCTGCGCAGTGGCGCGACCACGGGGTGCGCTATCTCGTTGTCAACAATCTCAGCCACCTGCAGCCGACCCTATGGAAAGGCCTCGCATCTAGCGCACCCTTCTTCAAGATCCTGCGCGGGCTCAAGGGACTGTGA
- a CDS encoding vWA domain-containing protein: MAEPVKGHSLRYSAYTGGPDPLAPPVDLREALEQIGQDVMAGTSPRRALSELLRRGTKNMPGADRLAAEANRRRRDLLRRNNLDGTLQEVKKLLDEAVLAERKELARALDDDARFGELQLDALPASPAKAVQELSDYDWRSAEARQKYDQIKDLLGREMLDQRFAGMKQALQGATDEDRQRVSEMLDDLNELLDKHARGEDTQQDFQDFMDKHGEFFPENPRNVEELLDSLAKRAAAAQRFRNSLSPEQRAELDALAQQAFGSPALMQALNRLDAHLQAARPGEDWTGSQEFSGDNPFGMGEGAQALSDIAELEQLAEQLSQSYPGATMDDVDLDALARQLGDQAAIDARTLAELERALVNQGFLDRGSDGQWRLSPKAMRRLGETALRDVAQQLSGRRGERDHRRAGAAGELTGATRPWQFGDTEPWNIPRTLTNAVLRQAGTSTIDGPIRITVDDVEVSETETRTQAAVALLVDTSFSMVMENRWLPMKQTALALNHLVCTRFRADALQIIAFGRYARTVTAAELTGLEGVYEQGTNLHHALALAGRHLRRHPNAQPVVLVVTDGEPTAHLEDFDGDGTAVFFDYPPHPRTIAHTVRGFDDMARLGAQVTIFRLGSDPGLARFIDQVARRVEGRVVVPDLDGLGAAVVGDYLRSRRRR, translated from the coding sequence ATGGCTGAACCGGTTAAGGGCCACTCACTGCGCTATTCGGCGTACACCGGCGGGCCCGATCCGCTGGCCCCGCCGGTGGATCTGCGCGAGGCTCTCGAACAGATCGGCCAGGACGTCATGGCGGGCACCTCGCCACGGCGTGCGCTGTCCGAGCTGCTGCGGCGCGGCACCAAGAATATGCCCGGGGCCGATCGGCTGGCGGCCGAGGCCAATCGGCGTCGACGGGATCTGCTGCGCCGCAATAACTTAGATGGCACCTTGCAGGAGGTCAAGAAGCTGCTCGACGAGGCCGTGCTGGCCGAACGCAAGGAGCTGGCCCGCGCGCTGGACGACGACGCCCGCTTCGGCGAACTGCAGCTCGACGCGCTGCCCGCGTCACCGGCCAAGGCCGTCCAGGAGCTGTCCGACTACGACTGGCGCAGCGCGGAGGCGCGCCAAAAGTACGACCAGATCAAGGATTTGCTCGGCCGCGAGATGCTGGACCAGCGCTTCGCCGGCATGAAACAGGCGCTTCAGGGCGCCACCGACGAGGACCGCCAGCGCGTCAGCGAGATGCTGGACGACCTCAACGAGCTGCTGGACAAGCACGCCCGCGGCGAGGACACGCAGCAGGACTTTCAAGATTTCATGGACAAGCATGGCGAGTTCTTCCCGGAGAACCCGCGCAATGTCGAGGAGCTGCTGGACTCGCTGGCCAAGCGCGCCGCCGCCGCGCAACGTTTCCGCAACAGCCTGAGCCCGGAGCAGCGTGCCGAGCTGGATGCCTTGGCGCAGCAGGCATTTGGTTCCCCGGCGTTGATGCAGGCGTTGAATCGGCTCGACGCGCATCTGCAGGCCGCGCGGCCGGGTGAGGATTGGACCGGGTCGCAGGAGTTCTCCGGCGATAACCCGTTCGGCATGGGCGAGGGCGCCCAGGCGCTGTCCGACATCGCCGAGCTGGAGCAGCTGGCCGAGCAGCTCTCGCAGAGCTATCCGGGCGCCACCATGGACGACGTCGATCTCGACGCGCTGGCACGCCAGCTCGGCGACCAGGCCGCCATCGACGCCCGAACGCTCGCCGAGTTGGAGCGCGCCCTGGTCAATCAGGGTTTCCTGGATCGTGGTTCCGACGGCCAGTGGCGGCTCTCGCCGAAGGCGATGCGCAGGCTCGGCGAGACGGCGTTACGCGATGTGGCGCAACAGCTTTCCGGCCGACGCGGCGAACGCGACCATCGGCGCGCGGGGGCCGCCGGTGAGCTGACCGGTGCGACCCGGCCCTGGCAGTTCGGGGACACCGAGCCGTGGAACATCCCCCGCACGTTGACCAACGCGGTGCTGCGGCAGGCGGGGACGTCGACTATTGACGGCCCGATTCGCATCACCGTCGACGACGTCGAGGTCTCCGAGACCGAGACCCGCACGCAGGCCGCGGTGGCGCTGTTGGTCGACACCTCGTTTTCGATGGTAATGGAGAATCGCTGGCTGCCGATGAAGCAGACGGCGCTCGCGCTCAACCACCTGGTGTGCACGCGCTTTCGCGCGGATGCCTTGCAGATCATCGCGTTTGGCCGCTACGCCCGGACGGTGACGGCCGCCGAGCTCACCGGTCTCGAGGGCGTCTACGAGCAGGGCACCAACCTGCATCACGCGCTGGCGCTGGCGGGTCGCCACCTGCGCCGGCACCCCAACGCGCAGCCCGTCGTGCTGGTGGTGACCGACGGTGAGCCGACCGCGCACCTGGAGGACTTCGACGGCGACGGCACGGCGGTGTTCTTTGATTACCCGCCGCATCCGCGGACCATCGCCCACACCGTGCGCGGATTCGACGACATGGCCCGGCTCGGCGCGCAGGTGACGATCTTCCGGCTCGGCAGCGACCCCGGGCTGGCGCGGTTCATCGACCAGGTCGCCCGCCGCGTCGAGGGGCGGGTCGTGGTGCCCGACCTCGACGGCCTGGGCGCGGCCGTGGTGGGCGACTACCTGCGGTCGCGGCGCCGTCGCTAG
- the purN gene encoding phosphoribosylglycinamide formyltransferase has product MAEPLHVSPSAPARVVVLASGTGSLLASLLDAAVGDYPARVVAVGADRDCLAKEIAEAAAVPTFTVRLADYPNRDAWDAAITEVTAAHSPDLVVSAGFMKILGPQFLSRFYGRILNTHPALLPAFPGAHGVADALAYGVKVTGCTVHLVDAGTDTGPILAQQSVPVLDGDNEETLHERIKVTERKLLVDVVAAIATGGVTLIGRKATIGRKATIR; this is encoded by the coding sequence GTGGCCGAACCGCTGCATGTGTCCCCCAGTGCGCCGGCGCGGGTGGTGGTGCTGGCCTCGGGCACCGGTTCGCTGCTGGCCTCGCTGCTCGACGCCGCCGTCGGCGACTACCCGGCCCGCGTGGTGGCCGTCGGCGCCGACCGCGACTGCCTGGCCAAAGAGATCGCCGAGGCCGCAGCGGTGCCCACCTTCACCGTCCGGCTCGCCGATTATCCCAACCGCGACGCTTGGGACGCCGCCATCACCGAGGTCACCGCCGCGCACTCGCCCGACCTGGTGGTGTCCGCTGGGTTCATGAAAATCCTTGGACCACAGTTTCTTTCACGATTCTACGGCCGCATCCTCAACACCCATCCCGCGCTGTTGCCCGCGTTCCCGGGTGCACACGGCGTGGCCGACGCGCTGGCCTACGGTGTGAAGGTCACGGGCTGTACCGTGCACCTGGTAGATGCCGGCACGGACACCGGGCCGATACTGGCGCAGCAATCCGTCCCGGTGCTCGACGGCGACAACGAGGAGACCCTGCACGAACGCATCAAGGTCACCGAACGGAAGCTGTTGGTGGACGTGGTGGCCGCGATCGCAACCGGCGGCGTGACGTTGATCGGACGAAAAGCGACGATCGGACGAAAGGCGACCATACGATGA
- a CDS encoding LGFP repeat-containing protein, whose translation MTTSASAGSSATTSASAAAPSTQITGANGTAYTVQGPILDKYNSLDEKARKDLGAPTGNQQTNPDGGIYQQFDGGVIVYKTQAYVVWGKIRDKWNQLGGSQGKLGYPTSDEVDTPDGLKKSTFEHGTITWKPGDTEATATFS comes from the coding sequence GTGACGACCTCCGCAAGCGCCGGTTCCTCCGCGACCACGAGCGCGAGCGCGGCCGCGCCGTCGACCCAGATCACGGGGGCCAACGGCACGGCGTACACGGTTCAGGGGCCGATTCTCGACAAGTACAACTCCCTTGACGAGAAGGCGCGGAAAGACCTGGGCGCCCCGACGGGCAACCAGCAAACGAACCCGGACGGCGGCATTTATCAACAGTTCGACGGCGGCGTGATTGTTTATAAGACGCAGGCCTACGTCGTGTGGGGCAAGATCCGCGATAAGTGGAACCAACTCGGCGGTTCACAGGGCAAGTTGGGTTATCCCACGAGCGACGAGGTGGATACCCCCGACGGCCTGAAGAAGTCGACGTTCGAGCACGGCACGATCACCTGGAAACCGGGTGACACCGAGGCCACCGCCACGTTCAGCTGA